The following coding sequences lie in one Treponema socranskii subsp. buccale genomic window:
- a CDS encoding DUF2281 domain-containing protein, translated as MPYTALEKEIATLPPAAISEVVDFIRLIKLKFPEDDSVSEKKSLFGVWKNEPFYMSPDFDDPLEDFSEYV; from the coding sequence ATGCCTTATACAGCTTTAGAAAAAGAAATCGCAACGCTTCCTCCTGCTGCAATAAGTGAGGTTGTTGATTTTATCCGCTTGATAAAATTGAAATTCCCTGAGGACGATTCTGTTTCCGAAAAAAAATCTCTTTTTGGCGTTTGGAAAAATGAGCCTTTTTATATGTCTCCGGATTTTGATGACCCTCTCGAAGATTTTTCGGAATATGTGTAA
- a CDS encoding WD40/YVTN/BNR-like repeat-containing protein: MQRKQLWTKISGGLMSLFVLVNIISCGNIHHDDTGTVTSGWVSKESGTTEDLRGIACKGNTWMAVGLGEDVIVSTNNGDTWMKKKKDTKKWLCDVVYNGTAWVASGAGYTVTASQDDGKTWTEKTTIGESTEQNCKGVACKGNTWIAVGTSGVILVSTDNGANWNNKNKVNYHIREGVAYNDSTWIAVGQDGSVIASTDNGEKWTTKSSGTTDYLLGVACNGTTWVAVGDKGTVIVSTDNGNTWATKSSGTGKKLFSVACKGTTWVAVGENGIVIVSTDNGNTWATKPSGTENDLYGVACNGTAWIAAGKHGTVIVSTDTALRQ; this comes from the coding sequence ATGCAAAGAAAACAACTGTGGACAAAGATTTCAGGCGGTCTGATGAGTCTGTTTGTACTCGTCAACATCATTTCATGCGGCAACATCCATCACGATGACACAGGCACTGTAACAAGCGGCTGGGTAAGTAAGGAGAGCGGGACGACGGAGGACCTACGCGGCATCGCCTGTAAGGGTAACACGTGGATGGCGGTAGGACTGGGCGAGGACGTCATCGTCAGTACGAATAACGGCGACACGTGGATGAAAAAGAAGAAAGATACGAAAAAATGGCTGTGCGATGTTGTTTATAACGGTACCGCGTGGGTAGCGTCGGGCGCAGGCTACACCGTCACCGCCAGCCAGGACGACGGCAAAACGTGGACGGAAAAAACGACGATCGGTGAAAGCACGGAGCAGAATTGCAAGGGTGTCGCCTGTAAGGGTAACACGTGGATAGCGGTAGGAACCAGCGGTGTCATATTAGTCAGTACGGACAACGGTGCTAACTGGAATAACAAGAACAAGGTTAATTATCACATACGGGAAGGCGTCGCTTATAACGATAGCACGTGGATAGCGGTAGGACAGGATGGCTCCGTCATCGCCAGTACGGACAACGGCGAGAAGTGGACGACAAAGTCGAGCGGTACGACGGACTACCTGCTCGGCGTCGCCTGTAACGGTACCACGTGGGTAGCGGTGGGCGATAAGGGCACCGTTATCGTCAGCACGGACAACGGCAATACGTGGGCGACAAAGTCGAGCGGTACGGGAAAAAAACTGTTCTCTGTCGCCTGTAAGGGTACCACGTGGGTAGCGGTAGGCGAGAACGGCATCGTCATCGTCAGTACGGACAACGGCAATACGTGGGCGACGAAGCCGAGCGGAACGGAAAACGACCTATACGGCGTCGCCTGTAACGGCACCGCGTGGATAGCGGCAGGAAAGCACGGCACCGTTATCGTCAGTACGGATACAGCGCTCCGGCAGTAG
- a CDS encoding Ig-like domain-containing protein, which yields MKRLASFVFFCCALGAVHAFGSRDITETDLASLKSWQETVDISAKKKGKYNILITARDTAGNVGYAGPFNMYIDPDSDLPVISIAFPASGADVAGNVDIIGTCYDDDAVAKVSFRIDGGEEIYTAKGTEFWSYALNTASLSEGVHTVEVWGTDVNGVQGKSVKTSFNLNRRLPVTSVTNTGAGTLVSGTVQLEGTVEDGNGIDRLFYSLDNGNKFEEVRLSFDKKQNRSVFKLPIETAMLSDGPNVCWFKAVDKQGSTGIYTFLFFVDNVPPSLSFIYPDDETETFPSVFSVAGRASDGTGLESLTWVCGKESGEIAVTPGNDYWVKEFDFTRMNAKSVIIEFAAKDVAGNVVRDKKKIEIDKAKDKTVLEIVSPKAGEKTDGTLFIAGLAYGRASEIRYKIDKGEEKSLMLSSPSIAFSASEDELPAGNHTLTAYIVNADGTEGSAQSVQFFSTGKAPVIAFESGTSVIPLYGVQNKVSTAVRIKAEAGLREVSASFNGEEEKSLVIKEGQTEFIVRPPVNDKTNAGIYTLSVSATDTAGRSSTQKLLIGIADNGKSDDTSGLVSFAWAGNRIGNAAVITGEPLEGLFYSADGAQIESAELTGAAGLSCEVEGNIVKIGAVKDGLYKDVRVKVRTSDGKEIISESVDISADTASLKITLNKSAVYVKDSLTFSGSVNGTRLPLDYSLSSASSDEVLTGTLDGRFEKTLDVKAFPDGALFLTVTATDNAGKKVSEHAIFIKDTEAPNVRMVMPANGDKVNGSITAAFTVDEKFGGVKAEYKTEDKNSTWKEFPYTSLSNTVIGSAADPISKNMQFRFTDGAGNAKLINRYDFDIDTASDAPVVEIHLPFENQVIVEDFEISGIVYDDDAPAKIYYRIDNKAYTALDVKHTFSIPIALSSLTDNEHTISIYGEDIYGIKSAPVERKIRVSLAKPLTQMTSPDISETVKGLITINGTASDANGIEGMYISVNNGNSFLRANGREKWNYSLNTQVIGDGTHVVLIRAADKYGQESVSSTLINIDNTPPVLKIEYPLAGSRLDKNLFVSGKTQDNISLEGVTLKIKSLSNTAVPASLAQIKLKNDLLVAENIDISALPEGRYNLEISGVDKAGNTNEAAVNFDVSRKADKNKIELLYPLNGETLFGEFNVYGRVDSSTNIQQVSLFVDGKQIMTSDVTSTSYASFRLNADVISEGEHTIEIRGILPANRAVISSGVSVQYKENGPWITIDNLAMGDFAIDRPYLKGRAGYSVSQEEKDAASAKDASADAKRLFAGKRLKQVEVSFNNGRTFVPAKLKNGWRYRLETEDMEEGYHFLLVRAVMENKEVAICRTIIRIDKTAPNITLISPGEGGRYNESITFAGLTSDNVSLADTSAALRKGDKAIYEVPKFIQGLHFEAGFWGATLWNAGVGLSFFDNNVKLQLHYGQFTQDQFDFFYKIQNLPLRQIRYGGHVGSLKLLANVFELPFGYYFGPDWQWLYLNVALGAQFSLFSETQSGKPQVLPAGLIQIEFPRVKLTKRKYFSSFSFFTEGQLWFISTDVEGSSIRSVMPHLCGGVRVNVF from the coding sequence ATGAAAAGACTTGCATCGTTTGTGTTTTTTTGCTGTGCGCTCGGCGCCGTCCATGCATTCGGTTCCAGAGACATAACCGAAACCGATCTCGCTTCTCTTAAAAGCTGGCAGGAAACGGTCGATATTTCGGCGAAAAAAAAGGGGAAATACAATATCCTCATCACCGCCCGTGATACCGCCGGCAATGTCGGCTATGCGGGACCTTTCAATATGTACATAGATCCGGATTCGGATTTACCCGTTATTTCGATTGCCTTTCCCGCATCGGGAGCGGACGTAGCGGGCAACGTCGATATCATCGGAACCTGTTATGACGATGATGCCGTTGCAAAAGTGTCGTTCCGTATCGACGGCGGCGAAGAAATATATACGGCAAAAGGTACCGAATTTTGGTCGTATGCGCTCAATACGGCGTCCCTGTCCGAAGGCGTGCACACGGTAGAAGTATGGGGTACCGATGTAAACGGCGTACAGGGCAAGAGTGTAAAAACTTCTTTTAATTTGAACAGACGGCTCCCCGTTACAAGCGTTACGAATACCGGCGCGGGCACTTTGGTGTCGGGCACCGTACAGCTTGAAGGAACGGTTGAAGACGGAAACGGCATAGACCGTCTGTTTTATTCGCTCGATAACGGAAACAAATTTGAAGAAGTCCGCCTTTCCTTCGATAAAAAGCAGAACCGATCGGTTTTTAAACTCCCTATAGAAACGGCTATGCTTTCGGACGGTCCGAACGTATGCTGGTTCAAAGCGGTCGACAAACAGGGTTCGACGGGAATCTATACCTTTTTATTTTTCGTGGACAATGTACCGCCTTCACTCTCATTCATATATCCGGATGACGAAACCGAAACGTTTCCGAGCGTTTTTTCCGTCGCGGGCCGCGCTTCCGACGGCACGGGACTGGAATCTCTTACGTGGGTATGCGGAAAAGAAAGCGGAGAGATTGCCGTAACGCCGGGCAACGATTATTGGGTTAAAGAATTCGATTTTACGCGCATGAATGCAAAATCGGTTATTATCGAATTTGCGGCAAAGGACGTTGCCGGAAACGTCGTGCGCGATAAAAAAAAGATTGAAATCGATAAAGCGAAAGACAAAACCGTTTTGGAAATCGTCAGTCCGAAAGCGGGCGAAAAAACAGACGGCACCCTTTTTATCGCAGGCTTGGCGTACGGCAGGGCGTCCGAAATCCGCTATAAAATCGACAAGGGTGAAGAAAAATCCCTTATGCTCTCTTCGCCTTCGATCGCGTTTTCAGCAAGCGAAGACGAACTTCCGGCAGGAAACCACACGCTTACCGCGTACATCGTAAATGCCGACGGTACGGAAGGAAGCGCGCAAAGCGTTCAGTTTTTTTCGACGGGAAAGGCGCCGGTCATTGCGTTCGAATCGGGCACTTCGGTCATCCCCTTATACGGTGTACAAAATAAAGTTTCGACGGCCGTCCGCATAAAAGCGGAAGCGGGTTTACGCGAAGTGAGCGCAAGCTTTAACGGTGAAGAAGAAAAATCGCTTGTCATAAAAGAAGGCCAAACGGAATTCATCGTGCGCCCTCCCGTAAACGATAAAACGAACGCGGGAATATACACCCTTTCCGTCAGCGCAACCGATACTGCAGGCCGCTCTTCGACACAAAAACTGCTCATCGGTATCGCCGACAACGGCAAGTCGGACGACACGAGCGGCCTTGTTTCTTTTGCATGGGCCGGAAACCGGATCGGAAACGCCGCAGTCATCACGGGCGAACCTTTGGAAGGTTTGTTTTATTCGGCGGACGGTGCGCAAATCGAAAGCGCAGAATTGACCGGAGCGGCAGGTCTCTCTTGCGAAGTTGAAGGCAATATCGTAAAAATCGGTGCTGTAAAAGACGGCCTTTATAAAGACGTCCGCGTAAAAGTACGCACAAGCGACGGCAAAGAAATAATAAGCGAAAGTGTCGACATTTCAGCCGATACGGCTTCTCTCAAAATAACGCTTAACAAAAGCGCAGTTTACGTAAAAGATTCGCTCACCTTTTCGGGCAGCGTAAACGGTACCCGGCTGCCGCTCGATTACAGCTTATCGTCCGCGTCTTCGGATGAAGTTTTAACGGGAACGCTCGACGGCCGCTTTGAAAAAACACTCGACGTAAAAGCTTTCCCGGACGGAGCGCTTTTCCTCACCGTCACCGCAACGGACAATGCGGGCAAAAAAGTTTCGGAACACGCAATCTTTATAAAAGATACCGAAGCGCCGAACGTACGCATGGTTATGCCGGCAAACGGCGATAAAGTAAACGGTTCGATAACGGCGGCTTTTACCGTCGATGAAAAATTCGGCGGCGTAAAAGCCGAATACAAAACCGAAGATAAAAATTCGACGTGGAAGGAATTTCCGTATACTTCGCTTTCGAATACCGTCATTGGAAGCGCGGCCGACCCGATAAGCAAAAATATGCAGTTCCGTTTTACCGACGGGGCGGGAAACGCCAAGCTCATCAATCGATACGATTTCGATATCGATACCGCTTCGGACGCTCCGGTCGTCGAAATACATTTGCCGTTTGAAAATCAGGTTATCGTCGAAGATTTCGAGATTTCAGGTATTGTATACGACGACGACGCTCCGGCGAAAATCTATTACAGAATCGACAACAAAGCGTATACGGCGCTCGACGTCAAACACACGTTTTCCATTCCTATCGCTCTTTCCTCTTTGACCGACAACGAGCATACGATCAGCATATACGGCGAAGATATTTACGGTATAAAGAGCGCACCGGTCGAACGCAAAATCAGAGTATCGCTCGCAAAGCCTCTGACACAGATGACTTCGCCGGACATCAGCGAAACGGTAAAGGGTCTTATAACGATAAACGGTACGGCTTCCGATGCAAACGGTATCGAAGGCATGTACATATCGGTGAATAACGGAAACAGCTTTTTGCGAGCGAACGGCAGAGAAAAATGGAACTATTCGCTCAACACGCAGGTTATCGGCGACGGTACCCACGTCGTGCTCATCAGAGCGGCGGACAAATACGGACAGGAATCGGTATCGTCCACTTTAATCAATATCGACAACACGCCGCCCGTTTTGAAAATCGAATATCCGCTGGCGGGCTCCCGGCTCGATAAAAATTTATTCGTATCGGGAAAAACGCAGGATAATATCTCTCTCGAAGGCGTAACGCTGAAAATAAAGAGCCTTTCGAATACGGCGGTTCCCGCATCGCTCGCTCAAATAAAACTTAAAAACGATCTCCTCGTCGCCGAAAACATCGATATTTCCGCATTACCGGAAGGACGCTATAACCTCGAAATATCCGGCGTCGATAAAGCCGGCAACACGAACGAAGCCGCCGTAAACTTCGACGTGTCGCGGAAAGCCGATAAAAATAAAATCGAACTGCTCTATCCTTTAAACGGCGAAACGCTGTTCGGAGAGTTCAACGTATACGGCCGCGTCGATTCTTCGACGAATATACAACAAGTATCGCTCTTCGTAGACGGAAAACAAATCATGACGTCCGATGTGACGAGCACTTCGTATGCATCATTCCGCTTGAATGCCGATGTCATAAGCGAAGGCGAGCATACGATCGAAATCCGGGGAATACTCCCCGCAAACCGAGCGGTAATTTCAAGCGGCGTTTCCGTACAGTACAAAGAGAACGGTCCGTGGATTACGATCGACAACCTTGCAATGGGAGATTTCGCGATCGACCGTCCGTATTTGAAAGGCCGGGCGGGTTATTCCGTTTCGCAAGAGGAAAAAGACGCCGCCTCTGCAAAAGACGCATCAGCGGATGCGAAGCGGCTTTTTGCGGGAAAACGCTTAAAGCAGGTTGAAGTGAGCTTTAACAACGGACGCACGTTCGTCCCTGCAAAACTTAAAAACGGCTGGCGGTACCGGCTCGAAACGGAAGATATGGAGGAAGGCTATCACTTTTTGCTCGTGCGTGCCGTCATGGAAAATAAAGAAGTCGCTATATGCCGGACGATCATCAGAATAGACAAAACCGCACCGAATATAACGCTTATCTCTCCGGGTGAAGGCGGACGCTATAACGAAAGCATAACGTTTGCAGGCTTAACGTCGGACAATGTCAGTCTCGCGGATACGAGCGCCGCACTCCGCAAAGGCGACAAAGCGATATACGAAGTACCGAAATTCATACAGGGCCTTCATTTCGAAGCGGGCTTTTGGGGAGCAACGCTGTGGAATGCGGGTGTGGGTTTAAGCTTTTTCGACAACAACGTAAAACTGCAGCTGCACTACGGACAGTTTACGCAAGATCAGTTCGATTTCTTTTATAAAATACAAAATCTGCCGCTGCGGCAAATCCGTTACGGCGGACATGTAGGTTCTTTAAAACTTTTGGCGAATGTATTCGAACTGCCCTTCGGCTATTATTTCGGACCGGATTGGCAGTGGCTGTATTTGAACGTAGCGCTCGGCGCACAGTTTTCACTGTTCAGTGAAACGCAGAGCGGAAAACCGCAAGTGCTGCCGGCAGGTTTGATTCAGATCGAATTCCCGCGCGTAAAATTGACAAAAAGAAAATATTTCAGCTCGTTCTCGTTCTTTACCGAAGGACAGCTGTGGTTTATTTCGACCGATGTCGAAGGATCGTCGATAAGATCCGTTATGCCGCACCTGTGCGGCGGAGTACGCGTCAACGTATTCTGA
- a CDS encoding alpha-hydroxy-acid oxidizing protein: MGIVANRFEFKCAVCSVCDGRGCVGQMPGMGGVNNNKNFKLNFEGWKKLRQKAVSDGTIESILSIPVETSAVRAGPVTGAVQNIGFEKEEYFYLPYFSAARCGDIGLCVGDGYPDYKLHYGLDAVRKLQKAEPDLKAAVFLKPYPNEKLFERIEVARGAAEIIGNDIDSYNIETMRNLVRLEKKTPAQISEIRKKISVPYALKGIFCKEDIELVKEVKPDIAFISNHGGRIDTREGSTAEFLAEYGKEIKKYCGEIWVDGGVRTRHDIQTALFYGASQVIIARPFVAALVSDGIGGMIKKIDEIILGEIID, encoded by the coding sequence ATGGGTATTGTGGCGAACCGTTTTGAATTCAAATGCGCCGTTTGTTCCGTATGCGACGGAAGAGGCTGTGTCGGACAGATGCCGGGCATGGGCGGCGTCAACAATAATAAAAATTTCAAATTGAATTTCGAAGGATGGAAAAAGCTTCGGCAAAAAGCGGTATCGGACGGAACGATCGAATCGATTTTATCGATACCCGTCGAAACGAGCGCGGTGCGGGCGGGACCCGTTACCGGCGCGGTACAGAACATCGGCTTCGAAAAAGAAGAATATTTTTATCTGCCGTATTTTTCGGCCGCGCGGTGCGGGGACATCGGTTTGTGCGTCGGCGACGGTTACCCCGATTATAAGCTGCACTACGGACTCGATGCGGTACGGAAACTGCAAAAAGCCGAACCGGATTTGAAAGCGGCGGTATTTTTAAAACCCTATCCGAACGAAAAACTCTTTGAACGCATCGAAGTCGCCCGAGGCGCTGCGGAAATAATCGGCAACGATATCGACTCGTACAATATTGAAACGATGCGGAATCTCGTACGGTTGGAAAAAAAAACACCCGCGCAGATTTCGGAAATCAGAAAAAAGATTTCCGTGCCGTACGCGTTAAAAGGAATTTTTTGCAAAGAAGATATCGAGCTCGTAAAAGAAGTCAAACCGGACATAGCCTTCATTTCGAATCACGGAGGGCGCATCGATACGCGCGAAGGAAGTACGGCGGAATTTCTTGCCGAATACGGAAAAGAAATCAAAAAATATTGCGGCGAGATTTGGGTTGACGGCGGAGTGAGAACGCGCCATGATATACAAACGGCGCTCTTTTACGGAGCATCGCAGGTAATCATCGCACGTCCCTTCGTTGCAGCCCTCGTTTCGGACGGCATCGGCGGTATGATAAAAAAGATCGATGAAATCATCCTCGGAGAAATCATCGATTAA
- a CDS encoding DNA translocase FtsK: MERLNKLKYAAGVVLLLFAAVFSLALILQPFDFIAYTAGFGASLFLLGTMLFSIYGFSSILIPAFLFAAAMTCFSGKWTARKAMRLLTAAVPFFTAVITENICKSIGEFSADFTGIKIGITIAFGIMLIVIEWLGAGIIADKITQSAKRRGFEKIPREKTGEETDGGTHDEKRTAPDFSADDTEVENEDESDPYESAREIDSLAKTPSREANETGEAFSKAKESSSDIASPFENIFDEAGGARGDAEDGEKSRAEQKTGDASALISEEEFTALTARDDAPLGEIEELSWPDFPEENVDASYLKSDEDTDESGKEKRKTVPFWERERPRKAEDMISSEDEDDFLQDSDESGDSDDESVFGDISETDESINSSDELLHGESLDPDFFDVDLNEETDDAAFDGKTNTAYDVDLNKASTASGNETPRDFAGNVFNDMDADVRKNLSNFNNSLSAGVPVIEDGRTVSRTETTSSKEELEAFFGSDEEKKISVSKPESVKRIKPKGPYKIPADLLTEYKNDQYWIIDEETKKASSELKETLNEFNIEADIIGIKKGPVVTMFELLPAPGVKLSKIAALQDNIALRLAASSVRIVAPIPGKKAVGIEIPNKERSIVSFREIIEKDMSEYKKMSVPVILGKDILGKPQIIDLVKTPHLLIAGATGSGKSVCVNSMILSILYKRSPQEVKLILIDPKIVELKLYNDIPHLLVPVITEPKKAFQALQWALCEMERRYALLDGMGCRDVASYNKKIEDKHIATEKIPYIVLIIDEFADLMATTGKELESTVARLAAMSRAIGIHLVLATQRPSTDVITGLIKANIPARIAFMVASGMDSRIIIDQVGAEKLLGRGDMLYSSAVNPFPVRIQGTFVSDQEVENVVGCVKKYGEPEYIDEEIFVPEDEDSSEPSLFDGEDPLYNQALDIVVQSGKASASYIQRRLKIGYNRAARLVEEMEARGIVGPANGSKPREIIHVP, encoded by the coding sequence ATGGAACGTTTGAACAAGCTGAAGTACGCTGCGGGTGTCGTATTGCTGCTTTTTGCGGCGGTTTTTTCTCTCGCGCTTATACTGCAGCCCTTCGATTTTATCGCATATACCGCAGGCTTCGGTGCCTCTTTATTTTTACTCGGCACTATGCTTTTTTCGATATACGGATTTTCGAGCATACTCATTCCCGCGTTTTTATTTGCCGCGGCGATGACGTGTTTTTCGGGAAAATGGACGGCACGAAAAGCGATGCGTCTTTTGACGGCCGCCGTTCCGTTTTTTACCGCCGTAATCACCGAAAATATCTGCAAATCGATCGGTGAATTCAGTGCCGATTTTACCGGCATAAAAATCGGTATTACGATCGCATTCGGCATCATGCTCATCGTCATAGAATGGCTCGGAGCGGGCATCATTGCGGATAAAATTACGCAGTCTGCAAAACGGAGAGGATTTGAAAAAATCCCGCGTGAAAAAACAGGAGAGGAAACGGACGGCGGAACGCACGATGAAAAGAGGACGGCTCCCGATTTTTCGGCGGACGATACGGAAGTTGAAAACGAGGACGAAAGCGATCCCTACGAAAGCGCGCGCGAAATCGATTCGCTTGCAAAAACGCCTTCCCGCGAAGCGAATGAAACGGGGGAGGCCTTTTCGAAAGCGAAAGAGTCTTCATCCGATATTGCTTCCCCGTTTGAAAATATTTTTGATGAGGCCGGCGGCGCTCGAGGCGATGCCGAAGACGGCGAAAAAAGCCGCGCCGAACAAAAGACAGGAGATGCGTCGGCGCTTATTTCCGAAGAGGAATTTACCGCGCTTACCGCGCGCGACGACGCTCCGCTCGGTGAAATAGAAGAGCTTTCATGGCCCGATTTCCCGGAAGAAAACGTCGACGCTTCGTATTTAAAGAGCGATGAGGATACCGACGAGAGCGGAAAAGAGAAGCGCAAAACCGTACCGTTTTGGGAAAGAGAAAGACCTCGTAAAGCGGAAGATATGATTTCATCGGAAGACGAAGACGATTTTTTGCAGGATTCGGATGAAAGCGGCGATTCCGATGACGAAAGCGTTTTCGGCGATATTTCCGAAACGGACGAATCGATAAATTCTTCCGATGAACTTTTGCACGGTGAATCGCTCGATCCCGATTTTTTCGATGTCGATTTGAACGAAGAAACGGACGATGCGGCGTTCGACGGAAAAACGAATACCGCATACGATGTCGATTTGAACAAAGCGAGTACGGCATCCGGAAATGAAACCCCGCGTGATTTTGCCGGAAACGTTTTCAACGATATGGATGCCGACGTGCGGAAAAATTTATCAAATTTTAATAATTCTCTTTCGGCGGGCGTTCCCGTTATCGAAGACGGGCGTACCGTTTCGAGGACGGAAACAACGAGTTCGAAAGAAGAACTTGAAGCATTTTTCGGCAGCGACGAGGAAAAGAAAATTTCCGTTTCAAAGCCGGAGTCTGTAAAAAGGATAAAACCGAAGGGGCCGTACAAAATTCCTGCGGATTTATTAACGGAATATAAAAACGATCAGTATTGGATCATCGACGAAGAAACGAAAAAGGCGTCAAGCGAACTCAAGGAAACGCTCAACGAATTCAATATCGAAGCGGATATCATCGGCATAAAAAAAGGACCGGTCGTTACGATGTTCGAACTGCTTCCCGCACCGGGCGTCAAGCTCAGTAAAATCGCAGCGCTGCAGGACAATATCGCTTTACGCCTCGCGGCGAGCAGCGTCCGCATCGTCGCACCGATCCCGGGGAAAAAAGCGGTCGGTATCGAAATACCGAATAAAGAGCGCAGCATCGTCAGTTTCCGCGAAATTATCGAAAAGGATATGAGCGAATACAAAAAGATGTCGGTACCGGTCATCCTCGGCAAAGACATTCTCGGAAAACCGCAGATTATCGACCTCGTAAAGACGCCGCACCTTTTGATTGCGGGTGCTACGGGCTCCGGAAAATCGGTGTGCGTCAACAGCATGATCCTTTCGATTTTGTACAAGCGGTCGCCGCAGGAAGTAAAACTTATTTTAATCGATCCGAAAATCGTCGAACTCAAACTCTATAACGATATCCCGCACTTGCTCGTTCCGGTCATCACCGAACCGAAAAAAGCGTTTCAGGCGCTGCAGTGGGCGCTGTGTGAGATGGAGCGGCGTTACGCGCTTTTGGACGGTATGGGATGCCGCGACGTGGCGAGCTATAACAAAAAAATCGAAGATAAACACATAGCGACGGAAAAGATTCCGTACATCGTTTTGATCATCGACGAGTTTGCCGATTTGATGGCGACGACGGGCAAAGAACTCGAATCGACGGTCGCCCGCCTTGCGGCGATGAGCCGCGCGATCGGCATACACTTGGTACTCGCGACGCAGCGGCCTTCGACCGACGTCATCACCGGATTGATTAAAGCGAATATTCCCGCGCGTATCGCGTTTATGGTCGCGTCCGGAATGGACAGCCGGATCATCATCGATCAAGTCGGTGCGGAAAAATTATTGGGCAGAGGCGATATGCTTTATTCGAGCGCCGTCAATCCGTTCCCCGTGCGCATTCAGGGGACTTTCGTCAGCGATCAGGAAGTCGAAAACGTCGTCGGTTGTGTGAAAAAATACGGCGAGCCGGAATACATCGACGAAGAGATTTTTGTGCCGGAGGACGAAGATAGCAGCGAGCCGAGTTTATTCGACGGCGAAGATCCGCTGTACAATCAAGCGCTCGACATCGTCGTCCAGTCGGGAAAAGCGTCGGCATCGTACATTCAGAGAAGGCTTAAAATCGGCTATAACCGCGCGGCACGCCTCGTCGAAGAAATGGAAGCGCGGGGCATTGTAGGACCGGCGAACGGCAGCAAACCTCGCGAAATCATTCACGTACCGTAA
- a CDS encoding isoamylase early set domain-containing protein, which produces MALKKSFSKDGKKCTVTFIVLPEAAGTAKTINVAGDFNSWSSTETPLKKNKDGSFSVKLDLETDREYQFRYLIDGQRWENDWQADKYIPAPYSNADNSVVITKK; this is translated from the coding sequence ATGGCGTTAAAAAAATCATTTTCGAAAGACGGAAAAAAATGCACGGTCACGTTTATCGTGCTCCCCGAAGCTGCGGGTACGGCGAAGACGATCAATGTCGCAGGCGATTTTAACAGCTGGAGCAGTACCGAAACACCGCTGAAAAAAAATAAAGACGGATCGTTTTCCGTCAAGCTGGATCTTGAAACGGACAGAGAATATCAATTCCGCTATCTCATCGACGGGCAGCGCTGGGAAAACGATTGGCAGGCGGACAAATATATTCCCGCCCCGTATTCCAACGCCGACAATTCCGTCGTCATTACAAAAAAATAA